The Triticum dicoccoides isolate Atlit2015 ecotype Zavitan chromosome 6A, WEW_v2.0, whole genome shotgun sequence genome has a window encoding:
- the LOC119317021 gene encoding pentatricopeptide repeat-containing protein At3g04130, mitochondrial-like produces the protein MSQLSLWRRHGAKRALQLLLPCRLSLSSVTHSNRDLNSIDLTKEEEASAAQIRSSLLKARNGNVQDLVQSLGVDCPGIQLTSNTVDSLLCKFGDDWKSAFGLFQWAQLSGNYKHTAYACSRMIDLLGKMRQIDRMWDLLSDMHCRGLVTVETAAKSIRRLAGARRWKDAVMLFDKLEDMGLERNTETMNVLLDALCKEKKVEVARKVFLVLSPHIQPDAYTFNIFVHGWCSARRIEEAKWTIEEMKARGFAPSVITYTAVLEAYCKQHNFRMVYEILDWMCSEGCHPNVITFTMIMTSLSKCHMFEEALSVSNRMKSSGCKPDTLFYNSLINVLGNAGYLSEASQVFQVEMPMNGVPRSLATYNTMISIFCQKDRDEDALNVLKEMEAHSCKPDLQTYRPLLRLLFLSRRGQADSIRNLLNELINKQSLCLDVDTYSLLIHGLCRVGETDWAYQLFEEMVGSEIVPRYKTWELLLDEAQRKNMEGRVERIRNYMTCFGISV, from the exons ATGTCTCAGCTGAGTCTCTGGCGCCGCCACGGTGCTAAGAGAGCCCTGCAATTACTCCTTCCTTGTAGATTATCGTTATCATCAGTTACACACTCGAATCGAGATCTTAACAGTATTGACCTCACGAAGGAGGAAGAAGCGTCAGCAGCGCAGATCAGGAGTTCTCTTTTGAAGGCACGCAATGGAAATGTGCAGGATTTGGTTCAGTCCCTTGGGGTTGACTGTCCGGGAATTCAGCTTACAAGTAACACTGTGGACAGCTTGTTGTGTAAGTTTGGGGATGACTGGAAATCTGCTTTTGGTCTTTTTCAGTGGGCACAGTTGAGTGGCAATTACAAGCACACGGCATATGCTTGTAGTCGGATGATCGACTTGCTTGGGAAGATGAGGCAGATTGACCGGATGTGGGATCTATTGTCTGACATGCACTGCAGAGGCCTTGTGACTGTCGAGACAGCTGCGAAGAGCATCAGGAGGCTGGCAGGTGCAAGGAGATGGAAGGATGCTGTCATGTTGTTCGATAAGCTGGAGGACATGGGGCTGGAGAGGAATACAGAGACTATGAACGTTCTGCTTGATGCACTTTGCAAAGAAAAGAAGGTTGAAGTAGCACGTAAGGTCTTTCTCGTGCTCAGTCCGCACATTCAACCTGATgcatacacattcaacattttcgTCCATGGCTGGTGCAGTGCACGTAGAATCGAGGAGGCAAAGTGGACAATTGAGGAAATGAAAGCCAGGGGGTTTGCGCCTTCAGTTATCACCTACACTGCTGTCCTTGAAGCTTACTGCAAGCAACACAATTTTAGGATGGTCTATGAAATTCTTGATTGGATGTGTTCTGAAGGCTGCCATCCAAACGTCATTACTTTCACTATGATCATGACCTCACTATCAAAATGCCATATGTTCGAAGAAGCTCTGAGTGTATCTAATAGAATGAAGTCCTCTGGCTGTAAGCCCGATACATTGTTCTACAATTCCTTGATTAACGTGCTTGGTAATGCGGGCTATCTGTCTGAAGCTTCCCAGGTGTTTCAAGTGGAGATGCCAATGAATGGCGTGCCCCGTAGTTTGGCTACCTATAACACCATGATATCAATCTTTTGCCAGAAAGACCGAGATGAAGATGCTCTCAATGTGCTGAAAGAAATGGAGGCGCACTCTTGTAAGCCTGATCTTCAGACATATCGGCCACTTCTCagact ACTGTTTTTAAGTAGAAGAGGCCAAGCTGATTCCATTCGGAACTTGTTGAAtgagctgatcaataaacaaagtcTATGTTTAGATGTGGATACATACAGTCTTCTGATCCATGGTCTTTGCAGGGTGGGTGAGACTGACTGGGCATATCAGCTGTTTGAAGAGATGGTTGGTAGTGAGATAGTGCCTAGGTATAAAACATGGGAGTTGCTTTTGGATGAAGCACAAAGGAAAAACATGGAGGGTCGTGTCGAAAGAATTCGAAATTACATGACTTGTTTTGGTATTTCCGTTTAA